In Paenibacillus sp. FSL M7-0420, a single genomic region encodes these proteins:
- a CDS encoding response regulator translates to MFNILVVDDEPLICKGLSSLLAASGLDIDHIYTAGSGYEALDCIRMEEIDLLVTDIQMGAMSGIELMQHAKMTRPWMQTIVISAHETFQYAQMAVRLGARDYLIKPLNSEQFLDSVRSVVLKMNRPSPELATYMDGNGDRFRLEEPLPEYSELLNSLLTETAAVLGAEEKRRKLDELRLQGPYFAVIKIKLPLPHDRPEQRYSTRDHSLLRYAALNIAKELLDQEWNSTAFYSPDQEITVIIQWDEQSYEEPSTGQLSRLEVLGRSLHYNINRYLQLRAVIGISQILKGLSFMDVLNRQASKAILWNNEHADHYVFYYGDFNWNNYAADPSPEELHTHSNLIVQKAKEYIDGNYAQKGLTIHEVAKKNHVSPNYLSYLFKKNTGYNLWEYVIKLRMEDSREMILNTDLRRYEIAERVGYESPEHFSKIFKKYYGLSPSELKK, encoded by the coding sequence GTGTTCAATATACTGGTTGTTGATGATGAGCCGCTCATTTGCAAAGGACTGAGCAGTCTGCTGGCTGCTTCCGGGCTGGATATTGACCATATCTATACGGCCGGCAGCGGGTATGAGGCACTGGATTGTATCCGTATGGAGGAGATCGATCTGCTTGTGACCGATATCCAGATGGGGGCGATGAGCGGGATCGAACTGATGCAGCATGCCAAAATGACCAGGCCCTGGATGCAGACGATCGTCATCTCTGCGCATGAGACCTTTCAGTACGCCCAGATGGCCGTCCGGCTGGGTGCGAGAGATTATCTGATCAAGCCGCTGAACAGTGAGCAGTTCCTGGATTCGGTGCGCAGTGTCGTCCTGAAGATGAATAGACCGTCGCCGGAGCTGGCCACATATATGGACGGGAATGGAGACCGCTTTCGCCTGGAGGAGCCGCTTCCCGAGTACAGCGAGCTGCTGAACAGCCTGCTTACGGAGACTGCGGCGGTGCTGGGGGCAGAGGAGAAGCGGCGCAAGCTGGATGAGCTGAGGCTGCAGGGGCCGTATTTTGCGGTGATCAAAATCAAGCTTCCCCTGCCGCATGACCGGCCTGAGCAGAGGTACAGTACCCGCGATCATAGCCTGCTGCGTTACGCCGCCTTGAATATTGCCAAGGAGCTGCTGGATCAGGAGTGGAATTCCACAGCCTTCTATTCGCCGGACCAGGAGATTACGGTCATCATCCAGTGGGATGAGCAGAGCTACGAGGAGCCATCCACCGGCCAGCTGAGCCGGCTGGAGGTGCTGGGTCGCAGCCTCCACTACAATATTAACCGCTATTTGCAGCTCCGGGCTGTCATCGGCATCAGCCAGATTCTGAAGGGGCTGAGCTTCATGGATGTGCTGAACCGGCAAGCCTCGAAGGCGATCCTCTGGAACAACGAGCATGCCGATCATTATGTGTTCTATTATGGGGATTTCAACTGGAACAACTATGCTGCTGATCCGTCACCCGAGGAACTGCACACGCACAGCAATCTGATCGTGCAGAAGGCAAAGGAATACATTGACGGGAATTACGCCCAGAAGGGTCTGACGATCCATGAAGTAGCGAAGAAGAATCATGTCAGCCCTAATTATCTGAGCTATCTGTTCAAGAAGAATACAGGCTATAACCTGTGGGAATATGTCATTAAGCTGCGGATGGAGGACAGCCGGGAGATGATTCTGAACACCGATCTGCGGCGGTATGAGATTGCGGAGCGGGTAGGATACGAGTCGCCGGAGCATTTCAGCAAAATTTTCAAAAAATACTACGGGCTCAGCCCCAGCGAACTGAAGAAGTAA